In Deltaproteobacteria bacterium, one genomic interval encodes:
- a CDS encoding ABC transporter substrate-binding protein: protein MALGRNVLIWVLLGVFGMAARADAAQVGELEKLNVCYSSIAATSVTTWVPYEAGIFKKYGLDVNVIYVAGAQAITTLLSGDAHIVQGSGAAAASSRLSSSDATTIATTINVIPMSLVTTPDIASPQDLKGKTFGVSRFGSLTDLGLRKGVAELGLDPNKDIKMIQTGGVPEILLFMQQGVIKGGLISSPTLERAKELGYKEFMNLSEVKFRYPGTALVTTDTFIRNRPQTLNRFLKATLEGIKYAKANPDFTVKVLGKYTRNNDTKLLMSAFKSYVLGYIRNVPTVTLPEMEAVMEDIAERNPKAKGVDARKFYDPAPLEQLIKEGFVKELYPK from the coding sequence ATGGCTTTGGGCAGAAACGTTCTAATATGGGTTCTTCTCGGCGTCTTCGGCATGGCAGCACGAGCCGATGCTGCCCAGGTTGGCGAGCTGGAAAAACTCAATGTTTGTTACTCGTCCATCGCCGCCACGTCGGTGACCACCTGGGTGCCGTACGAAGCAGGTATTTTCAAGAAATACGGCCTCGACGTAAACGTGATTTACGTCGCCGGCGCGCAGGCGATCACGACCTTGCTCTCGGGCGACGCGCATATCGTTCAAGGCTCCGGCGCTGCCGCGGCCTCGTCGCGCTTGTCCAGTTCCGACGCGACGACGATAGCGACGACGATCAATGTGATCCCGATGAGTTTGGTGACGACGCCTGATATTGCGTCGCCGCAGGACTTGAAGGGCAAGACTTTTGGCGTGAGCCGTTTCGGTTCTCTCACCGACCTGGGCTTGCGCAAAGGTGTCGCTGAGCTCGGTCTCGATCCCAACAAGGACATCAAGATGATCCAAACCGGCGGTGTGCCGGAAATTTTGCTGTTCATGCAGCAGGGCGTGATCAAAGGCGGGTTGATCTCGTCGCCGACTTTGGAGAGAGCGAAGGAGCTGGGCTACAAGGAATTCATGAACCTGAGCGAGGTGAAGTTTCGCTACCCCGGCACGGCGCTGGTGACGACGGATACGTTCATTCGCAATCGGCCGCAGACGCTCAATCGTTTTCTCAAAGCAACGCTGGAAGGAATCAAGTACGCCAAGGCCAATCCTGACTTTACGGTCAAAGTGCTCGGCAAGTACACGCGCAACAACGATACGAAATTGCTAATGAGCGCGTTCAAGAGCTATGTACTCGGCTACATTCGCAACGTTCCAACAGTGACGCTGCCGGAAATGGAAGCTGTGATGGAAGATATCGCGGAGCGCAACCCCAAAGCCAAGGGAGTCGACGCGCGCAAGTTCTACGATCCGGCGCCGCTGGAGCAATTGATCAAAGAGGGATTCGTGAAAGAATTGTACCCGAAGTGA
- a CDS encoding 3-hydroxyacyl-CoA dehydrogenase family protein translates to MSDRIKSLGVVGLGVMGFDIAFLYASRGYETRAFDASKAAMDTIDARREQTVERLQKRQRLSAAEADNVRKLLLPATELAALAHTDLITEAVSEKASTKLAVYKSLRDAGFNGLLTTNTSSVTRATLTKNGVVNPANFALTHFFNPVLYTQMVEVVTGDMGADNRAAILSFLKSLDRDPVATQDISGFVSNGILMVYAVMACRLLECGAKIEQVDQAAKELKLLPPFVSFDSWKPSIVEDVTRIMRELRGDEFLRSSKLLARLAESNPRFYSGPNPNPKIYELTGAGNRSVTDAEVKLALQTSMLVAAARVAELGEAQPVVDRVGTEGIKMPQPPLRDIDSMGIVTLLDNLAEANRLLGVAPLPAPVSLVEMARTRVKFYSQS, encoded by the coding sequence ATGAGCGATCGAATCAAATCTTTGGGCGTCGTCGGCCTGGGCGTTATGGGCTTCGATATTGCCTTTCTGTACGCCAGTAGAGGCTACGAAACTCGTGCGTTCGACGCCTCAAAGGCGGCCATGGACACGATCGACGCACGGCGTGAGCAGACCGTCGAGCGCCTGCAAAAACGCCAGCGCCTTAGTGCTGCGGAAGCAGACAATGTCCGCAAGCTGCTCCTACCCGCCACGGAACTCGCTGCTTTAGCGCATACCGATTTGATCACCGAAGCGGTCTCAGAAAAGGCCAGCACAAAGTTGGCCGTCTATAAGAGCCTGCGCGATGCCGGCTTCAACGGTCTGCTGACCACCAACACCTCGTCGGTCACACGCGCGACGCTAACGAAAAATGGCGTGGTCAATCCAGCGAATTTCGCACTCACCCACTTCTTTAACCCGGTGCTCTACACGCAAATGGTCGAAGTCGTGACCGGCGACATGGGTGCTGACAATCGCGCAGCGATCCTGTCATTCCTGAAATCCCTCGATCGCGACCCTGTGGCGACTCAGGACATCTCAGGCTTTGTCTCCAACGGTATTCTGATGGTCTACGCTGTGATGGCGTGCCGCCTACTCGAATGCGGCGCCAAGATCGAACAAGTCGATCAAGCGGCCAAGGAACTAAAACTCTTGCCGCCTTTCGTCAGCTTCGACAGTTGGAAGCCGTCGATCGTCGAAGATGTGACGCGCATCATGCGCGAATTGCGCGGCGATGAATTTTTGCGCTCTTCAAAACTCTTGGCCCGCCTCGCTGAAAGCAATCCGCGCTTTTACTCCGGTCCCAACCCCAATCCCAAAATCTATGAGCTCACCGGAGCCGGGAATCGCTCCGTGACCGACGCGGAGGTAAAGTTAGCCTTGCAAACCTCCATGCTCGTCGCCGCCGCCCGCGTCGCCGAGCTGGGCGAAGCGCAGCCAGTCGTCGATCGAGTCGGCACAGAGGGCATTAAGATGCCCCAACCACCGCTCCGCGACATCGACTCGATGGGCATCGTCACGCTGCTCGACAATTTGGCCGAGGCCAATCGCCTGCTTGGCGTTGCGCCGTTGCCGGCGCCGGTTTCGCTAGTCGAGATGGCCCGAACAAGGGTGAAGTTCTATTCTCAAAGTTGA
- a CDS encoding amidohydrolase: MPMRAFDVHVHPSTRGLDHHACGYFRRELKDIPQTAEAFAQLYAQNDVQAVLIGWHPSTVLEGSRNSNEHVLDLVAQFPQTFRGILASLDTHAEDLTAVARYAEELVKNPNVKGFKFHPPDQGFYPSDKRFYEIWEVIAAGGKPALFHVGFTVLGANTDGGSGIALDYGRPIHLDTLARDFPKMKIIAAHPGWPWEQETIGVVTHKKNLYVDTSGYLAEQLPEIFQKAIGGRLQDKALFGTDFPYVDLEKALASFDKMNFKQPVKDKLLFGNALALFNL; this comes from the coding sequence ATGCCTATGCGCGCTTTCGACGTTCACGTTCATCCGAGCACCCGCGGCTTGGATCACCACGCCTGCGGCTATTTCCGCCGCGAGCTGAAAGACATCCCGCAAACCGCCGAAGCCTTTGCCCAGCTGTACGCGCAAAACGACGTGCAAGCGGTCTTGATCGGCTGGCACCCTTCGACGGTCCTCGAAGGCTCGCGCAACTCGAACGAGCATGTGCTCGACCTCGTTGCGCAGTTCCCGCAAACGTTTCGCGGTATTCTCGCCTCCCTCGATACTCACGCTGAGGATCTCACTGCCGTCGCCCGCTACGCCGAAGAGTTAGTGAAAAACCCAAACGTCAAAGGCTTCAAGTTCCATCCCCCTGACCAAGGTTTCTATCCCAGCGACAAACGTTTCTACGAAATCTGGGAAGTGATCGCCGCCGGCGGCAAGCCGGCGTTGTTCCACGTCGGCTTCACCGTCCTCGGCGCAAACACCGACGGTGGCAGCGGCATCGCGCTGGATTACGGCCGGCCGATCCATCTCGACACGCTGGCGCGCGATTTTCCCAAAATGAAAATCATCGCCGCCCACCCCGGCTGGCCGTGGGAGCAAGAGACCATCGGCGTCGTCACCCACAAAAAAAATCTCTACGTCGACACTTCCGGCTATCTGGCGGAACAACTGCCGGAAATTTTTCAGAAAGCCATCGGCGGCCGCTTGCAGGACAAAGCGTTGTTCGGCACTGACTTCCCGTACGTCGATTTGGAAAAAGCGCTGGCCAGCTTCGACAAGATGAACTTTAAGCAGCCGGTGAAAGACAAACTACTGTTTGGTAACGCGCTGGCGCTGTTTAACTTATAG
- a CDS encoding thiamine pyrophosphate-binding protein, with protein MSEAKIASQAYLEVAAAHGVEYVFGLPGTSGQEFIGTIADQEKIRFILAMHETCVVSMADGHARVTGRPQLAQVSTLPGSANSVGALYDAYRDRSPVIVTSTNVDTRIDGRDSHTEGKSLVEMTKQFTKWSAEVHRADRIPEYLNRAFKVASAAPAGPVYLALPSNLLGEPVSIANPDADRSRVSPRIGGDPEALSQAAQLLANAKRPLIVAGGSISKAGAVDELIKFAELVAAPVVMEPRYSFLSFPTTHPQSFQIAERQPSFDLPVWGEPDVIIAIGCRLIREYRYIPEPVIKPSTKIIHIEEDPWEIGKVFPVDIAVIADSKSALRTLLDAYPKVAPPVEVKAERLECIKKAKAQADAEIEKRVTQGWDAQPINAARLARTMDKLFEKDLLIVNESPTSKDLLMSNFQFSPGRDYFSNSSGGYLGWGLGAAIGAKLASPKRRVVACLGDGCTMFGLQGLWTLAKYRLPLLVIVFNNRAYMAVKNQFRGSEERIRIAADMGAEITGPEINFARIAETFGIHGERVEHPDAIEPALKRALEQNGPALVDVVISQNTRKD; from the coding sequence ATGTCTGAAGCGAAAATCGCCTCGCAAGCCTACCTCGAAGTCGCTGCAGCCCATGGCGTCGAATATGTCTTCGGCCTTCCGGGCACCAGTGGCCAGGAGTTCATCGGCACCATCGCAGATCAGGAGAAAATCCGTTTCATCTTGGCGATGCACGAGACCTGCGTTGTTTCGATGGCCGACGGTCACGCGCGCGTGACCGGGCGCCCACAGCTCGCTCAAGTCAGCACGCTGCCCGGCTCGGCCAATTCCGTCGGTGCGCTCTACGATGCTTACCGCGACCGCTCGCCGGTCATCGTGACTTCGACCAACGTCGACACGCGCATCGACGGCCGCGACTCGCACACCGAAGGCAAGAGCCTGGTCGAGATGACCAAGCAGTTCACCAAGTGGAGCGCAGAAGTACACCGCGCCGATCGCATTCCCGAATATTTGAATCGCGCCTTCAAAGTCGCCTCGGCGGCACCCGCCGGCCCAGTTTATCTGGCGTTACCTAGTAACCTGCTAGGAGAACCAGTTAGCATCGCCAATCCCGACGCTGATCGCTCGCGCGTTTCGCCGCGCATCGGCGGCGATCCTGAAGCACTCAGCCAAGCAGCCCAACTTCTCGCCAATGCAAAGCGTCCGCTCATCGTTGCCGGTGGCAGTATCAGCAAAGCTGGTGCTGTCGACGAACTGATAAAATTCGCCGAGCTGGTCGCCGCGCCGGTTGTCATGGAACCGCGCTATTCCTTCTTGTCATTTCCGACCACGCACCCGCAGAGTTTCCAGATCGCCGAGCGCCAACCCTCCTTCGATCTGCCCGTATGGGGCGAGCCCGACGTGATCATTGCAATTGGCTGCCGTTTGATCCGCGAATATCGCTACATTCCGGAGCCTGTGATCAAGCCATCGACTAAAATCATTCACATCGAAGAAGATCCGTGGGAAATTGGCAAAGTTTTTCCAGTAGACATCGCTGTCATCGCCGACAGCAAGAGCGCGCTGCGCACGCTGCTCGACGCTTACCCGAAAGTCGCACCGCCGGTGGAAGTAAAGGCCGAGCGGCTCGAATGCATCAAGAAAGCCAAAGCCCAGGCGGACGCGGAGATCGAAAAGCGGGTCACCCAGGGTTGGGACGCCCAGCCGATCAACGCCGCGCGCTTGGCGCGCACAATGGACAAACTGTTTGAGAAAGATTTGTTGATCGTCAACGAAAGCCCGACCAGCAAAGATCTCTTGATGTCAAATTTTCAGTTCTCGCCGGGGCGAGATTATTTTTCCAATTCCTCGGGCGGCTATTTGGGCTGGGGCTTGGGCGCCGCCATCGGCGCCAAACTCGCCTCGCCCAAGCGCCGCGTCGTCGCCTGCCTGGGCGACGGCTGCACCATGTTTGGCCTGCAGGGATTGTGGACGCTGGCAAAGTATCGTCTTCCGCTGCTAGTGATCGTTTTTAACAACCGAGCGTATATGGCTGTGAAAAATCAATTCCGTGGTTCTGAAGAACGCATCCGCATCGCCGCCGACATGGGCGCCGAGATCACCGGGCCGGAGATCAATTTCGCGCGCATCGCCGAGACCTTTGGAATACACGGCGAGCGCGTCGAACACCCCGACGCCATCGAACCGGCGTTGAAACGCGCGTTGGAGCAAAACGGGCCTGCGTTGGTAGATGTAGTGATTAGCCAAAACACGCGGAAGGATTAA
- a CDS encoding carboxymuconolactone decarboxylase family protein yields MAQDAKDAFEKTSLGAQNKAYDLIAQLDPEYFEKLKGLYVDGTFGREGALPRKTKELIMVGICCALNRPRGVKLHSERALTLGASPKEVLEAVEVAAIPGGMPGLWLGVETLNEIMKSKGLEFK; encoded by the coding sequence ATGGCACAAGATGCAAAAGACGCCTTCGAGAAAACTTCCCTCGGCGCGCAGAACAAAGCCTACGATTTGATCGCCCAGCTCGATCCGGAATACTTTGAAAAACTCAAAGGCCTCTACGTCGACGGCACCTTCGGCCGCGAAGGGGCGCTGCCGCGCAAGACCAAGGAGCTGATCATGGTCGGCATCTGCTGTGCCTTGAACCGCCCGCGCGGCGTGAAGCTCCATAGCGAACGGGCACTGACGCTCGGAGCGAGCCCAAAAGAAGTTTTGGAAGCCGTTGAAGTCGCAGCGATACCGGGCGGCATGCCGGGATTGTGGCTGGGTGTGGAGACGTTGAACGAGATCATGAAAAGCAAAGGGCTAGAATTCAAGTAA
- a CDS encoding CoA transferase yields MSEANNGALAGVRVLDLTRVLAGPYCTQFLGDLGAEVVKVEQPGVGDDTRGWGPPFAGGESAYFLCTNRNKKSITVDLKAPEGIALIRKLAEYADVLIENFRPGSMDRLGLGEKDLRLANPKLIYASLSGFGADGPMADIPGYDLIVQAWGGLMSITGTEESGPLKVGVAIIDLVAGLMLGKSIVAALYAREKTGVGQKLDTSLLEAEVAALINAGSNYLVGGKIPGRWGNAHPTIVPYQSFQTANSFLVLGAASESIWKRLCPALGRPDLTDDPRFAKNANRVENRKELIAIISAIFLTRNTEDWITALTKADVPCAPVQTIDQVFAAPQVRHRKMLEEVDHPTAGKIKLAGIPVKFSGTPASVRLAPPLLGQHNNEVLSSWLGMSENEINKLKTKQVL; encoded by the coding sequence ATGAGCGAAGCGAATAACGGTGCCTTGGCGGGTGTACGTGTCCTAGATTTGACCCGCGTCCTCGCCGGCCCCTATTGCACGCAGTTCTTGGGGGACCTCGGCGCCGAGGTCGTGAAAGTCGAGCAGCCTGGCGTCGGCGACGACACGCGCGGCTGGGGGCCGCCTTTCGCCGGCGGTGAGAGCGCATATTTTCTTTGCACCAATCGTAATAAGAAAAGCATCACCGTCGATCTCAAAGCTCCCGAGGGCATTGCGCTCATTCGCAAGCTCGCCGAGTACGCCGATGTGTTGATCGAAAATTTTCGCCCCGGCTCGATGGACCGCTTAGGGCTCGGCGAGAAAGACCTCCGTTTAGCAAATCCGAAATTAATCTATGCGTCGCTCTCCGGCTTCGGCGCTGACGGACCGATGGCGGATATTCCCGGCTACGACTTGATCGTGCAAGCCTGGGGCGGCCTGATGAGCATTACCGGCACGGAAGAAAGCGGCCCGCTCAAAGTCGGCGTTGCAATCATCGATCTGGTCGCCGGCTTGATGCTCGGCAAGTCCATCGTCGCGGCGCTGTACGCCCGCGAAAAAACCGGCGTCGGTCAAAAGCTCGACACGTCATTGCTAGAAGCCGAAGTCGCCGCGCTGATCAACGCGGGCAGCAACTATCTCGTCGGGGGCAAGATTCCCGGTCGCTGGGGCAACGCCCATCCGACGATCGTGCCGTATCAGAGTTTTCAAACTGCTAACAGTTTCTTAGTCCTTGGCGCCGCCAGCGAAAGCATCTGGAAGCGGCTCTGCCCCGCCCTCGGCCGGCCGGATCTCACCGACGATCCGCGCTTTGCGAAAAACGCCAATCGGGTGGAGAACCGAAAGGAGCTGATCGCGATCATTTCTGCGATCTTTCTAACCCGCAACACCGAAGACTGGATCACTGCGTTGACGAAGGCCGACGTGCCCTGCGCGCCGGTGCAGACCATCGATCAAGTTTTCGCCGCTCCGCAGGTACGGCATCGAAAAATGTTAGAGGAAGTCGATCATCCCACGGCTGGAAAAATTAAGCTGGCGGGAATTCCAGTAAAGTTCTCCGGCACGCCAGCGTCGGTGCGGCTGGCGCCGCCTCTGCTCGGACAACATAACAATGAGGTGTTATCATCGTGGTTGGGCATGAGCGAGAATGAAATCAACAAACTAAAAACCAAACAAGTCCTATGA
- a CDS encoding acyl dehydratase yields MITGKTFEEFHAGDKYTTGRRTITEHDILTFVNLVGLTEPLFLDMEFIRSETIYGERIAPGSLTFGMAEGLTVQTGLIHRTGMAFAGLDKMRLFGPVKVNDTIQVEIEVLDSKPVPKRGGGIVRYRHWVKNQRGETVMEYDVARLIRGKEKP; encoded by the coding sequence ATGATTACAGGCAAAACCTTTGAAGAGTTCCACGCCGGCGACAAATACACCACCGGCCGGCGCACGATTACCGAACACGACATCCTCACGTTCGTCAATTTGGTCGGCCTCACCGAGCCGTTGTTTCTCGACATGGAATTCATCCGCAGCGAAACCATCTATGGTGAACGCATTGCGCCTGGCAGCCTCACCTTCGGCATGGCCGAAGGCCTGACAGTGCAAACCGGCCTGATCCACCGCACCGGCATGGCCTTCGCCGGTTTGGACAAGATGCGCCTGTTCGGCCCGGTAAAAGTGAACGACACGATCCAGGTCGAAATCGAAGTACTTGATAGCAAGCCCGTCCCCAAGCGCGGCGGCGGCATCGTCCGCTACCGCCACTGGGTCAAAAACCAGCGCGGCGAAACGGTCATGGAATACGATGTGGCGCGGCTAATTCGGGGCAAAGAAAAACCGTAG
- a CDS encoding LLM class flavin-dependent oxidoreductase — MNHATANFGVLLPTREAIMSGRADPSGLYRIAERAEALGFHSVWVGDSLTARPRIDALTTLAAVGARTSRVRLGTAIFLAALRNPIMLAYQLASLDWMTGGRVDLGVGYGRPKEPAAEHEFHILGLDPSARMKMSEELVQIMRQLWRETDVAYDGKFTRFEHVTIEPKPVQPGGVPIWLASNNVEPGLKRVGRLADAWINNIKDPQTFGECWQKIQNYAAAAGRDPNKIHPSIYFTLAAGGQEAVVEGQQFLAEYYKRPYEAVANAMLCVTGSWDQVIDRTEKYIEEGARTVVLRFAARDQLRALEACAEALKRRKLLD, encoded by the coding sequence ATGAATCACGCAACGGCAAATTTCGGCGTCCTCCTCCCAACCCGCGAAGCGATCATGTCGGGTCGGGCCGATCCGTCGGGACTGTATCGGATCGCTGAGCGTGCCGAGGCATTGGGATTTCATTCCGTCTGGGTCGGCGACAGCCTGACGGCGCGGCCGCGCATTGACGCGCTGACGACGCTCGCCGCCGTCGGCGCGCGCACTTCGCGCGTGCGACTGGGCACGGCGATATTTCTCGCCGCGCTGCGTAATCCGATCATGCTGGCCTATCAATTGGCCAGTTTGGATTGGATGACCGGCGGGCGCGTCGATCTCGGCGTTGGCTACGGCCGGCCGAAAGAACCGGCGGCGGAGCATGAATTTCACATTCTCGGCTTGGACCCAAGCGCGCGCATGAAGATGAGCGAAGAGCTGGTGCAGATCATGCGCCAGCTCTGGCGCGAAACCGACGTCGCTTACGATGGCAAGTTCACGCGCTTCGAGCATGTGACCATCGAACCGAAACCCGTGCAGCCCGGCGGCGTGCCCATTTGGCTGGCGTCGAATAATGTCGAACCGGGCTTAAAGCGCGTCGGCCGTCTTGCCGACGCCTGGATCAACAACATCAAGGACCCTCAAACCTTCGGTGAGTGCTGGCAGAAAATTCAAAACTACGCCGCCGCCGCAGGCCGCGACCCAAACAAGATTCACCCAAGCATTTATTTTACCCTGGCCGCCGGCGGCCAAGAGGCAGTCGTGGAGGGCCAGCAATTTCTCGCCGAATACTACAAGCGCCCTTACGAAGCGGTGGCCAACGCCATGCTCTGCGTCACCGGTTCCTGGGACCAAGTCATCGACCGGACCGAGAAGTATATCGAAGAAGGCGCGCGCACCGTGGTGCTCCGCTTCGCCGCGCGCGACCAATTGCGCGCGCTGGAGGCATGCGCCGAAGCACTGAAGCGACGCAAACTCTTGGACTAG
- a CDS encoding zinc-binding dehydrogenase, with amino-acid sequence MKAIRMHGFGGVDQLFYEDAPEPKIESSNEVVVRLKAASLNHIDIWNRMGATGIAVPMPHILGADGAGIIAEVGAKVANVKVGDAVCFYPPTGCGQCEFCLTDRDYLCIRLRVLGERLEGTYAEYVKLPAQNCFALPRDYSFEQAAAFPLVWITLWRMIVTNAELRPGETILIIGIGGGVASATMQAAKALGARVIATSGSDEKLARAKALGADHGVHHFKEDIVDAVRELTGGRGADVVFDSVAGEVWQKSLASLAIGGRLVTCGATTGAQPNDDIEAICSKQLRIYGSTLGSRKEFRHLISFLNAKRIKPIVDSVFPLKEAAAAQSYLEQAKQFGKVLLKISD; translated from the coding sequence GTGAAAGCGATTCGCATGCATGGTTTCGGCGGCGTCGATCAATTGTTCTATGAGGACGCTCCGGAGCCGAAGATAGAAAGCTCCAATGAAGTCGTCGTCCGTCTCAAGGCAGCGTCACTCAATCACATCGATATTTGGAACCGCATGGGCGCCACCGGCATCGCCGTGCCGATGCCGCATATTCTCGGCGCCGACGGCGCCGGCATCATCGCCGAAGTCGGCGCCAAGGTCGCGAACGTCAAAGTCGGCGACGCGGTTTGTTTTTATCCGCCCACGGGCTGCGGCCAGTGTGAATTTTGCCTCACCGATCGCGACTATCTATGCATTCGTTTACGGGTTTTAGGCGAACGCTTGGAAGGCACCTACGCGGAGTACGTCAAGCTGCCGGCGCAGAACTGTTTTGCCCTGCCGCGCGACTATTCGTTTGAGCAAGCGGCGGCGTTTCCGCTGGTGTGGATCACGCTGTGGCGCATGATTGTGACGAATGCGGAGTTGCGGCCTGGAGAAACCATCTTGATCATCGGTATCGGCGGTGGGGTTGCGAGCGCGACGATGCAAGCGGCGAAGGCGCTCGGTGCGCGAGTCATCGCGACCTCTGGCAGCGACGAAAAATTGGCGCGCGCCAAGGCCCTCGGCGCGGATCACGGCGTGCATCATTTCAAAGAAGACATCGTTGACGCGGTGCGCGAGCTGACCGGCGGGCGCGGTGCCGACGTCGTGTTCGATTCCGTCGCCGGAGAGGTGTGGCAAAAGAGCTTGGCGTCGCTCGCCATCGGCGGACGCCTGGTCACCTGCGGCGCCACCACCGGAGCGCAGCCCAACGACGACATCGAGGCGATTTGTTCGAAGCAACTACGAATCTACGGCTCGACGTTGGGAAGCCGAAAAGAGTTTCGCCACCTGATTAGTTTCTTGAATGCCAAACGGATCAAACCGATCGTCGATTCTGTGTTTCCGCTTAAGGAAGCGGCAGCAGCACAGAGTTACCTCGAACAGGCTAAGCAGTTCGGGAAAGTGCTTCTGAAGATCTCCGATTGA
- a CDS encoding acyl-CoA desaturase produces the protein MHANRFHNRVPRSEIANNRLRASQIRALGFLSLPRKKVDSQWRSIYTVEIALEPAARALWPPTGFRYQTHRKKKVDRMNLDTEVMRPAPGGNGDHPPRKTIQHRSPCSLDFPRTLRFLLFTVATLAVVPWYGARYGYTALDWMLFAFFYVASSLGITVGYHRLITHRSFQCPDPVKKLLLIAGGWAIQNSALRWTADHARHHARIDTDEDPYDGRRGFWYSHWGWFFRKDPHYTERYAPWLHGDRVVHWQQRWFGAIQTSSFALPPLIGYCFGGVERAVACFLLAGAARVFLVLNITFCINSVCHIWGSQPYSQTNTSRNNFLVALFTFGEGYHNYHHSYPNDYRNGSRWMDFDPSKWLIFTLSKLGLAHHLIRLRAR, from the coding sequence ATGCATGCGAATCGCTTTCACAATCGTGTTCCTCGGTCAGAAATCGCTAACAATCGCCTGCGCGCAAGTCAAATCCGGGCGTTGGGATTCCTGTCCTTGCCGCGAAAAAAGGTTGACTCACAATGGCGCTCTATCTACACTGTTGAGATTGCGCTGGAGCCAGCTGCACGCGCGCTTTGGCCTCCGACGGGATTCAGATACCAAACACACCGAAAGAAAAAAGTCGATCGCATGAATCTAGACACCGAAGTAATGAGACCGGCGCCGGGTGGTAACGGTGATCACCCGCCGCGAAAAACCATTCAGCACCGCTCGCCGTGCTCCCTCGATTTCCCTCGCACCCTGCGCTTCCTGCTCTTCACGGTGGCAACGCTGGCAGTCGTGCCGTGGTACGGCGCCCGCTACGGCTACACAGCGCTTGACTGGATGCTGTTCGCTTTTTTCTACGTCGCCAGCTCGCTGGGCATCACCGTCGGCTATCACCGCTTGATCACGCACCGCAGTTTTCAGTGTCCGGACCCGGTCAAGAAACTTTTACTCATCGCCGGGGGATGGGCCATTCAAAACTCAGCGCTGCGTTGGACCGCCGATCATGCACGCCATCACGCGCGCATCGACACCGATGAAGATCCGTACGACGGCCGGCGTGGCTTCTGGTATAGCCACTGGGGTTGGTTCTTTCGCAAGGACCCGCATTACACGGAGCGTTATGCGCCGTGGCTGCACGGCGATCGAGTGGTTCATTGGCAGCAGCGCTGGTTTGGCGCGATCCAAACTTCAAGTTTCGCGCTGCCGCCCCTGATCGGATATTGCTTCGGGGGCGTCGAGCGCGCCGTCGCCTGTTTTCTGCTTGCCGGCGCGGCGCGAGTCTTTCTCGTGCTCAACATTACTTTTTGCATCAACTCGGTTTGCCATATCTGGGGGAGCCAGCCCTACAGCCAAACCAACACGAGCCGCAATAATTTCTTAGTGGCGCTGTTCACCTTTGGCGAGGGCTACCACAACTATCATCACAGCTATCCCAACGATTACCGCAACGGTTCGCGCTGGATGGACTTCGACCCTTCGAAGTGGCTGATTTTTACTTTGTCCAAGCTTGGCCTCGCGCACCATCTGATCCGTTTGCGCGCGCGCTAG